Proteins encoded by one window of Flavobacterium sp. N502540:
- a CDS encoding DinB family protein, which translates to MQSEKLIQLLMDHTRDSINQAEKLKNDTIQTLTWRENPASWNILECMEHLNLYGDYYLAEIEDKIKNSKTSSETQFNSGFLGGYFAKSMLPKKKLNKMKTFKDKNPLNSELDKSVIDKFINQQLQLLALLEQAKKVSLNRIKIPTSLSGLLRLKLGDTFQFFIHHILRHLNQIDTIKEAIKNTASIQEQS; encoded by the coding sequence ATGCAATCAGAAAAACTCATACAATTACTAATGGATCACACGAGAGATAGTATCAATCAGGCTGAAAAACTTAAGAATGATACTATACAAACTTTGACCTGGAGAGAAAATCCTGCTTCCTGGAACATTTTGGAATGCATGGAGCATTTGAATTTGTATGGTGATTATTATCTAGCTGAGATAGAAGACAAAATAAAGAACTCGAAAACTTCTTCCGAAACCCAATTTAATAGCGGATTTTTAGGCGGTTATTTTGCCAAAAGTATGCTTCCGAAAAAAAAGCTGAACAAAATGAAAACCTTTAAAGACAAAAATCCATTAAACTCTGAGCTTGACAAAAGTGTAATTGACAAATTCATCAACCAACAACTTCAATTATTAGCATTACTGGAACAAGCCAAAAAGGTAAGTTTGAATCGTATAAAAATCCCCACTTCTTTATCCGGTTTACTCAGACTAAAACTGGGAGATACTTTTCAGTTTTTTATTCATCATATCCTGAGGCATCTGAATCAAATTGACACCATAAAAGAGGCTATAAAAAATACCGCTTCCATACAAGAACAATCATAA
- a CDS encoding Crp/Fnr family transcriptional regulator gives MKEIIALSEKTITINRNEFLKVKGSMDDTIYFVESGSLRLFVLDDDDEEQIIRFGYRQNLIVSLDSFLTGRPSDLCIQAIKKTVVKIITKKQIDQFLKIEANKNLWITILENLVVQQMEREIDILTSSPKERYQRVLKRSPKLFQEVPNKHIANYLRMTPETLSRLKKS, from the coding sequence ATGAAAGAAATCATTGCACTTTCTGAAAAAACAATAACCATAAACAGGAATGAATTTCTTAAAGTAAAAGGCAGTATGGACGATACTATTTACTTTGTAGAAAGCGGCAGTCTGCGTCTTTTTGTTCTGGATGATGACGATGAAGAACAAATCATTCGATTTGGCTACCGGCAAAATTTAATTGTGTCACTGGATTCTTTCTTAACCGGAAGGCCTTCTGATTTGTGTATTCAGGCGATTAAAAAAACAGTTGTAAAGATTATAACAAAGAAGCAAATAGATCAGTTTTTAAAAATTGAAGCCAATAAAAACCTATGGATTACTATTTTAGAAAACTTAGTAGTGCAGCAAATGGAACGCGAAATTGATATCTTAACCAGTTCTCCAAAAGAAAGATACCAAAGAGTTTTAAAGAGAAGTCCAAAGCTTTTTCAGGAAGTTCCAAACAAACACATTGCCAACTATCTAAGAATGACACCTGAGACATTATCGAGATTAAAAAAGTCTTGA
- a CDS encoding fibronectin type III domain-containing protein, with translation MKKLYLLFMLLGLSYASKAQNLFPYLQNATPTSIYVNWKTDSNPESIVEYGTTASNLNVTVTGNTNVFTDSGYPGNYFYHSAKLTNLSANTKYFYRIKTGADVSSVYSFKTLPNPGQAATANGHIRFLIMGDNQLKAVPRYDSLVSAAKRKIRQKWGNNLSPDDNISMTFMVGDQVDVGTLDHYENVHFKKNRGLSGNVPIQTTVGNHETYGTLGMNSYYDHFYISELSYKGISSGTENYYAQQAGNVLFISLSSEHTGAAQLSWLQQVLTAANADNTVEWIFSLSHRPYQAEQYVGDISTWVRNTAVPLLVTSPKYSMHIGAHHHLYHRGQLKNTPTYNIISGGTAWDQYWGSSTEQDFDDVQKTICNWIYQIVDIDVTNGKMDIESYSIGSVDKWKNNQLMDEFHRYKNKAAPAKPSITNTFTATNTLPLTVSGSTYTTTTDEKLNTSQFLISQTPTFDIVKKEVYRDFENLYGKYGTKKDSTVNINLGVDITKMDLASNSLPNGKYYVKLRYRDRNLEWSPWSDVQIFTITGSNNVNTAIVTDALTYSLNTPIKVDFTDAPASTSTWIGLYKEGQTPGGSSPSQTWKYTDGSASGFITFSSGLATKGRYYAAIFSNGGYTEIAPRKYFYVGPVPTLTTDKTEYSVGTPILINYTNGPQLAKDWIGIYRMGVNPGSGVTATSWQYVTTVADTKSFTGLPKGYYYAEYYLQDGFNPIGNKVFFKVGAVVTELWINKPVYDLGEQITASWTDAPGIVKDWLGIYHDGDNPNEKPLVSYTYFEGLSEGTKNIAATELPTEKGKYFLVMFTNDSYNEVSNRVSFEVIDPHLNNDEFKIDNGLRVYPNPTKNDAETFIQSEYPIDEIEIYSMEGKLLYATKNVNNNKFSLINQDLPKGVYILKIHSRKLFTAKLIVK, from the coding sequence ATGAAAAAACTTTACTTATTATTTATGCTTCTGGGGTTAAGTTATGCTTCAAAAGCGCAAAATTTATTTCCTTATCTGCAAAACGCGACACCAACATCTATCTACGTTAATTGGAAAACGGATAGTAATCCGGAATCTATTGTAGAGTACGGAACAACAGCATCGAATCTAAATGTTACCGTTACCGGTAATACTAATGTTTTTACAGATTCAGGTTATCCGGGTAATTATTTCTATCATAGTGCAAAGCTGACTAACCTTTCGGCTAACACGAAATATTTCTACAGAATAAAAACCGGAGCAGATGTGTCTTCGGTTTATTCTTTTAAAACATTACCCAATCCGGGACAAGCAGCCACAGCCAATGGACACATTCGGTTTTTGATTATGGGGGATAATCAACTGAAAGCTGTTCCGCGTTATGATTCTTTAGTGTCAGCTGCCAAAAGAAAAATCAGACAGAAATGGGGAAACAATTTATCTCCGGATGATAATATCTCCATGACTTTTATGGTGGGAGATCAGGTTGATGTGGGAACTTTGGATCATTATGAAAATGTACATTTTAAAAAGAACAGAGGTTTATCTGGTAATGTGCCTATTCAGACCACAGTAGGAAACCATGAAACTTACGGAACGTTGGGAATGAACTCTTATTACGATCATTTTTATATTAGCGAGCTTTCATACAAAGGAATTTCATCGGGAACAGAGAATTATTATGCACAGCAGGCGGGTAATGTTTTGTTTATCAGTTTAAGTTCAGAACATACCGGTGCGGCACAGCTAAGCTGGTTACAGCAGGTTCTTACTGCTGCGAATGCTGATAATACAGTAGAATGGATTTTTTCTTTAAGTCACAGACCTTATCAGGCAGAGCAATACGTGGGCGATATTTCGACCTGGGTTCGTAATACAGCTGTACCGTTATTGGTAACTTCTCCGAAATATTCAATGCATATTGGGGCGCACCATCATTTGTATCACCGCGGGCAATTAAAAAACACACCTACCTATAATATTATTTCGGGAGGTACGGCCTGGGATCAATATTGGGGATCTTCTACAGAGCAGGATTTTGATGATGTACAAAAAACTATTTGTAACTGGATTTACCAAATTGTAGATATTGACGTGACAAACGGAAAAATGGATATTGAAAGTTATTCCATTGGAAGTGTTGATAAATGGAAGAACAACCAGCTAATGGATGAATTTCATCGATATAAAAACAAAGCGGCACCTGCCAAACCTTCGATTACGAATACTTTTACTGCGACAAATACATTGCCGCTAACCGTGTCCGGATCGACTTATACGACAACTACAGATGAGAAGTTGAATACCAGTCAGTTTTTGATTTCTCAAACACCAACATTCGATATTGTAAAAAAAGAAGTATATCGAGATTTCGAAAATTTATACGGAAAGTATGGCACTAAGAAAGATTCTACTGTAAACATCAATCTGGGTGTAGATATTACCAAAATGGATTTGGCTTCTAATTCACTTCCAAATGGCAAATACTATGTGAAACTAAGATACAGAGACCGTAATCTTGAATGGTCGCCATGGAGTGATGTTCAGATTTTTACGATTACAGGAAGTAACAATGTAAATACAGCAATAGTTACAGATGCTCTGACCTATTCGTTGAACACACCAATAAAAGTCGATTTTACTGATGCTCCGGCCAGTACTTCAACATGGATTGGTTTATACAAAGAAGGACAGACTCCGGGAGGTTCTTCGCCATCGCAAACCTGGAAATATACGGACGGAAGTGCCAGCGGATTTATTACTTTTTCTAGCGGACTGGCTACTAAAGGGCGTTATTATGCTGCAATATTTTCAAATGGAGGGTATACGGAAATTGCACCCCGAAAATACTTTTATGTAGGGCCGGTACCGACCTTAACGACTGATAAAACCGAGTATTCTGTTGGGACTCCTATCCTTATTAATTATACAAATGGTCCGCAACTGGCAAAAGACTGGATTGGTATTTACAGAATGGGGGTTAATCCCGGATCCGGAGTTACAGCAACAAGCTGGCAATATGTTACAACCGTTGCAGATACTAAATCTTTCACGGGACTGCCAAAAGGTTACTATTATGCCGAGTATTATTTACAGGATGGATTTAATCCGATTGGAAACAAAGTATTTTTTAAAGTAGGAGCTGTCGTTACCGAATTATGGATCAATAAACCTGTTTATGATTTGGGCGAGCAGATTACTGCTTCGTGGACAGATGCTCCGGGAATTGTAAAAGACTGGTTGGGGATTTATCATGATGGAGATAATCCGAATGAAAAACCACTGGTGAGTTATACCTATTTTGAAGGACTTTCTGAAGGAACAAAAAATATTGCAGCTACGGAATTACCAACAGAAAAAGGGAAATACTTTTTGGTAATGTTTACTAACGATTCTTATAATGAAGTTTCAAACAGAGTTTCTTTTGAAGTAATCGATCCGCATCTGAACAATGATGAATTTAAAATCGATAATGGTTTGAGAGTGTATCCAAATCCAACAAAGAATGATGCAGAGACCTTTATTCAATCTGAATATCCTATTGACGAAATAGAAATTTACAGCATGGAAGGGAAATTATTATATGCTACAAAGAATGTAAACAATAATAAGTTTTCTCTAATCAATCAGGATTTACCAAAAGGAGTTTATATTCTAAAAATACATTCCCGTAAATTGTTTACGGCCAAACTAATTGTGAAGTAG
- a CDS encoding ABC-F family ATP-binding cassette domain-containing protein, translated as MLTVNNLSVQFGKRILFDEVNTTFTHGNIYGVIGANGAGKSTFLKILAGDIDPTSGHIHLEPGKRMSVLNQNHNMFDEHTVLETVLMGNKVLYAVKKEMDELYADYNDKNADRIGELQVQFEEMNGWNADSDAAAMLSNLGITEADHYTLMGDLEGKIKVRVLLAQALFGNPDLLIMDEPTNDLDFETIAWLENFLANYENTVIVVSHDRHFLDAVCTHISDIDFGKINHYSGNYTFWYESSQLAAKQRAQQNKKAEEKKQELEEFIRRFSANVAKSKQATSRKKMISKLNISEIKPSSRRYPAIIFDQDREAGDQILNVEGLAASIDGDLLFKDVDLNMAKGDKIVLFSKDSRATTAFYQILNNEQKADAGTFDWGITTNQAYLPAENHSFFENDLTLVDWLRQYAKTEEERDEVFIRGFLGKMIFSGEEALKTSRVLSGGEKVRCMLSRMMMERANILMLDEPTNHLDLESITAFNNSLKNFKGSVIFTTHDHEFAQTVGNRVVELTPNGVIDRYMTFDEYLDDEKIQELRKKMYNL; from the coding sequence ATGTTAACAGTCAATAATTTATCAGTTCAGTTTGGCAAACGAATTTTGTTTGACGAAGTAAATACTACTTTCACTCATGGGAATATTTATGGAGTTATTGGAGCCAATGGTGCTGGAAAATCTACTTTTCTAAAAATCTTAGCGGGAGATATTGATCCTACTTCAGGGCATATTCATTTAGAACCGGGAAAACGTATGTCGGTTTTGAACCAAAATCACAACATGTTCGATGAGCATACGGTTTTGGAAACTGTTTTGATGGGAAATAAAGTTTTGTATGCTGTTAAGAAAGAAATGGATGAACTTTATGCAGACTACAACGATAAAAACGCAGACAGAATTGGAGAACTTCAGGTTCAGTTTGAAGAAATGAACGGTTGGAATGCCGACTCTGATGCTGCGGCCATGTTGTCTAACTTAGGAATCACAGAGGCAGATCATTATACTCTAATGGGTGATTTGGAAGGAAAAATTAAAGTACGTGTGCTTTTAGCGCAGGCACTTTTTGGAAATCCAGATTTGCTGATCATGGATGAGCCTACCAACGACCTGGATTTTGAAACCATTGCGTGGTTAGAGAACTTCCTTGCGAATTATGAAAATACTGTAATTGTAGTATCTCACGACCGTCACTTTTTAGATGCCGTTTGTACACATATTTCTGATATTGATTTTGGGAAAATAAACCACTATTCAGGAAACTATACTTTCTGGTACGAGTCCAGCCAATTAGCGGCAAAACAGCGTGCACAGCAGAATAAAAAAGCAGAAGAGAAGAAACAGGAACTTGAAGAATTTATTCGTCGTTTTAGTGCAAACGTTGCGAAATCTAAACAAGCTACTTCTCGTAAAAAAATGATTTCGAAATTGAATATTTCTGAAATTAAACCTTCAAGCCGTCGTTATCCTGCAATTATTTTTGATCAGGATCGTGAAGCAGGAGATCAGATTTTGAATGTTGAAGGTCTGGCAGCTTCTATCGATGGTGATCTTTTGTTTAAAGATGTTGATCTGAACATGGCAAAAGGCGATAAAATCGTTCTTTTCTCTAAAGATTCACGTGCTACAACAGCATTCTACCAAATTTTGAACAACGAACAAAAGGCAGATGCCGGAACTTTTGATTGGGGAATTACAACCAATCAGGCTTATTTACCGGCTGAGAATCATTCGTTCTTTGAAAATGATCTGACTTTGGTAGATTGGTTACGCCAGTACGCCAAAACAGAAGAAGAGCGTGATGAGGTTTTTATTAGAGGATTCTTAGGGAAAATGATTTTCTCCGGAGAAGAGGCGTTAAAAACAAGCCGCGTATTATCAGGAGGGGAAAAAGTACGTTGTATGCTATCCAGAATGATGATGGAGAGAGCCAATATCTTAATGCTTGATGAACCAACCAATCACTTAGATCTGGAGTCCATTACAGCTTTTAATAACTCATTGAAAAATTTTAAAGGTTCCGTAATTTTCACCACACATGACCACGAGTTTGCACAAACTGTTGGTAACAGAGTAGTGGAGTTAACACCAAACGGAGTCATAGACCGTTACATGACATTTGACGAATACCTGGACGATGAAAAAATTCAGGAATTAAGAAAAAAAATGTACAACCTGTAA
- a CDS encoding TlpA family protein disulfide reductase, producing the protein MQKSICLVILVLISTITTAQTKFSEPEVDPIQIQKTFSDWSVYQSKSIMLSRDFLALDALSKEISKETFLDQLANGNYIPIRLKSEQGTYCYKLFTIQPNSDTSIKATMNQLGFDALKNYKMEGTVFPPFSFKDLEGNLVSNESMKGKIVVIKCWYIHCTPCIREFPQVNKLAAEYKDRKDILFLSLAEDSAVQLKTFLTRKPLSYSVIPDMKVYMNEALQLNSFPTHFILNKEGMIAKVLPNFESLEVALAKESKM; encoded by the coding sequence ATGCAAAAATCAATCTGTCTCGTAATTTTAGTGTTAATTTCTACGATAACGACAGCTCAGACAAAATTTAGCGAACCCGAAGTTGATCCTATTCAGATTCAAAAAACGTTTAGCGATTGGTCAGTCTACCAAAGTAAAAGTATTATGCTTTCGAGGGATTTTCTAGCGTTGGATGCTCTTTCAAAGGAAATCTCCAAAGAAACTTTTCTGGATCAATTAGCAAATGGAAATTATATTCCAATCCGATTAAAGTCAGAGCAGGGGACCTATTGCTACAAATTGTTTACAATTCAGCCCAATTCAGATACCAGTATAAAAGCAACGATGAATCAACTAGGTTTTGATGCTCTTAAAAACTATAAAATGGAAGGAACTGTTTTTCCTCCATTCTCTTTTAAAGATTTAGAAGGTAATCTGGTTTCAAACGAATCGATGAAAGGAAAGATAGTTGTCATCAAATGCTGGTACATTCATTGCACACCCTGTATCAGAGAATTTCCGCAAGTCAACAAATTAGCCGCGGAATACAAAGACCGAAAAGATATCCTGTTTTTAAGCCTTGCAGAAGATTCTGCAGTGCAGTTAAAAACATTTCTGACAAGAAAACCATTGTCATATTCCGTTATTCCCGATATGAAAGTATACATGAATGAGGCTTTGCAGTTAAATTCATTCCCAACGCATTTTATTTTAAACAAAGAAGGAATGATTGCTAAAGTACTTCCTAATTTTGAGAGTTTAGAAGTCGCTTTGGCTAAAGAGAGTAAGATGTAG